TAATTATTAGATTAATCTTAAAAGCTTGTTAAAGGGAACTCCTCTGTAGTATAATAACTACGCGGCTTTCAGACGATAATGCAATTATAGTTTTACTTGCAATGTTGTATAGAAGCTTCTTCCATCGGCAGGTATAATGCCAGGGCCAGGATAACTATCTGCACGCCGAGTAAAGTACATATTATTAGTTATGTTATTGATGCTGGCATAAACAGAAAATGTTTTGTTTATTTTATAATCAGCAGAAATATCCATTATGTAATAAGCCGGAACCAATCCATCAATTGCATTGGTTGTTTTTAACGCATTGGTAGCATCTGTAAACTGGTCGCCGGTATAAGAGAACTGGTATGAAATAGCAAGTTTATTTCTTCTGTATGCAACACCGGTTTTAAATAATACTTGCGGTACAAACTCTACCCGCTTATTATTGAACGCTGCTTCCTGGCTTTTATATTTTGCATTGATCAAAGACAGATTGGAGAAAATCGAAATACTCATTTTTGCTTTATCACCTTTTATCAATTTCCATATATCTGTTTCAATGTATGATTCTATGCCATAGTGATATGATTGTGATATGTTCGTTCTATAATTATAAGTAAGCGTAGCAGAAGAATCTGTTATTGGAATTGTTCCTATCTTATTATTATAGTTTAAAATAAAAATATTAACATCATAATTAATGATGCCATTGCTTTTTCTAATCCCCAGGTCTGCAGAATAACCACTTTCATCTTTTAATGAACTATCTACAATAAGCCCTGGGTTTAATGTACGCAGATCATTAAAATTAATAGCCTTATAATTTTGCGAAAAATTAAAATAAGCCTGCAAAGAAGGGCTTACCGCATAGGTTGCGCCAATTCCGCCTATTACAAAGCTTCTGTTATTTAGCTTATGATCTATGGTATGGTTGGTAGCAATGATATCACCATTTAACCTAAAGATGGGGGCATTGTAAGCGCCGTTTGCTCTTGTAATGATATTTTCAAATCGAACACCCGGTATGATGCTTAGCTTTGGTGTAATGCGAAAGATATTCTCTGCAAAAACGGCAATATTTTCATTGGGGAATTGATAATCGGAATAATAAAGTGTGTCCTTTGGTGCAACAGGATTAAATGTAAAATCATCCGCATTTCCACTTGCTTTGTTATTTCCATAACCCTGCTGACGGTCGGTATGTCCATGATAATAACGGAAACCTATTAACGCTGTGGCTTCCATTTTATTTATTTTGTAGGTATATAAAGATCTTGTTTCATTGCCCCAGTTCTTATAATTATCTATATACAAATTTCTATCGGCAGTTCCATCATCTGTTCTGCTGATATCAGTAAGGATACCTAACGCATCACGCTCTGCTATCAATCCAAAAAATCTTGTATCAAAATGAAGATGATCAGAGATTTTATAATCGATCAATGCTGCTGCTAAATTCCAATTTACTTTAAACCAATTACGATTGCGTACAGACTGGCGTGGATCTTTGTTGAAGTCATCATCCGTGAGTCCTCCGGGTTGATGCTCCAGGTATTGCATAAAAGTATACTGCAGCGTTATAGAAAGCTTCTCTATAGCCTTATATACTGCACTTGCATAAGCAATGTTTGAATTAAAATCGGCATTAGGCCGCCAGCCATCACCTGATTTATGCTGAAAGAAAGCATAGTAATTAAGCTTACTAGCGGTTCCGCCTATGCTGGTAGAAGAATTTAAAAAATTCCATGAACCACCTGTTAAACGAGAAATGACTTCTACTTTTTGTGTATCTGAACCCTTGTTTAATCTAAAATTTATCATGCCCCCAAACTGTGTTCCATATTGCAGGGATGCAGCACCACGAACAATCTCAATTCTATCTGTCATTTCAGCCGGTGGCGTATAATAGCTTTCAGGGTATCCCAATGCATCGGCGCTAATATCATAACCATTTTGACGAACATTAAAATTAGCTACACGATTAGGATCGAGCCCTCTGCCACCAATTGCCAGTTGGATACCGGCGCCACCATCATTTTCAAAAATGTTCAACCCTGCTACTTTGGAATATATCTGGCGACTGTTATTGGTAGCTTTATTGCCAACCACATCTTTCATAACAATGACCTCTGTTTTCTTCCCGGCATAAATGGAAGTTCCTTCTACATCTTTCAATCTTGTAAAGTCGGATATTTTAGTATTGCCGGATTTCACTGTAACAGAATCCAATTGCTTTACCTGGGCTGTTGCAATTGATAAAAAAAATAAAGAAACAATAAACGTTATAAATAATTTCATACAAATATTTTTTGTACAAGCATTTGTTCTATGATCAAACATCGTGGCGCCTGTCCTGAGGAACGAAGGATTACTCACTTGTACTGTATTTCTTTAGTGAACAACTTTATATTATGGCAATATCCATTTCTTATTGCCAAACCAACTCTCTTGCTCATTTGCAAGATTAATAGTACTATCTATATACAATCGATTCCCTGTACCATTAAGTGAAACATAACATTCCACAGTTACTACAGGATATGTAATTCCTTGCTTTTTATATTCACTATTCAGTATGTGTGCATATTGCAACATCATATCCGGTTGTGTTTCCATCATTCTTTCCTGGTAACCGGTTAGAAACTTTGAATTGTTTACTTCCAATCGTTTACCTGTTTCAGGATTGGTGATATAAAAAAAAGTAGTGCCGGCTTTCTCCATCAACATTACCCGCCAGGAGAAACGATAACCTTGTTCTGTCCATAATAATTTGCCGGGATATAGTAAAAAACGTAACGGTACTAATACCTGTATCAAAAAATAAATGGAGAGCAAAAGTAATATTGTTTTTTTGCGGACAATATTTAAATCTTGTGCATATAAAATATCCTTTTCGTTAGTAGTTTTTTTGAATATGCTTTGCAATTGCCGAATAATTTTTTTGTGAAAAGCTTCAGAGAAGAAAATAGTAGCAGCAGCAATCATTATATAGGGAAACATGCCAATTTGAAAAAGCATGGTAGTAATCAAATGAAAAATGATCACAAAAACATAAGCAATTTTTCTCGTGCTTTTATTCCAAAGCAAAAATACAATGGACAGATCAAACAAAGCACCAAACCAGCTAAAAAGATAGGCTACCCATTGTTTACTTAATAAGTGCCCGATAATTGGCAATGAATCGTTTGCCCGTAACCATATTTTTAAAGGCATTGCATTAAACAACCAATCAGGAATTAATTTAGATAAGCCTGCATAAAAATAAATTATAAAAAGCTGTAGCTTAAAAACAGTAATACACCATGCAGGTATGTAAGCTGCTTTTAGAGAAGGCTTGCGAAGTGCATCAATCGAAAAATATTTATTTGCCGGTGTTAATATCAGTAGAAAAACTAAAATACTAACGAGGTAATAATGATTGAGATAATATGTTTTATCTATTAATTCGGCATAGCAAAAGCAAACAAAAAAAACAATTGTAGCTATACGATAAAACAAGCCGACAATGATGAAGAAGGCTGTAACTAAGAGTAAGGCGTACAAAGTGTACATTCCTGTACTACTTAAGGGATGGATCCATTCAAAGCCATAAAACGGGAAATGGAATTTTGGCTTTACGTAGAATTCGGTTATCCAGCCTTTGCAAATAAAACGCAGTGTACTTATAAATAATACAATACCAAATATAATTCTGAATACAACTAACGGAGCTATATGCGCCGGGTTGAAAAAGTATTTATTGATTATATTTTTTATTTTTTGATTCAATCGTGTTGAATAAATATATGCTGTTGCAGTGAGTGATCCTTCGTTCCTCAGGACAGGCTCTACAATGTTTAAAGCGATACCAATGCTCATTAAATAAAAAAAGCAAAACCTTATTGTCTTGCTTTTTTTGTCAGAGATTATTAATCTCCATCATCGTCGCTAAATGAAATTCGCACACCTAATGCAGAACTCATATCCACTTTTAACAACACTACCAGCTTTGTAATTTCTGTATAAGCGTCATTAACAGGTGTAATATTATTTTGTATAGCAGATGAAAGGGGACCATTAATAGCCTGCAGTTTTGTGATTATAGTTGTTATCTCATCTTTAATAACATCATTCAATGGTGAGCCATTTTTTACAGCGCCGCTTGCAATTACTTTTTGATCGATACCTGCCAAATATAAACTTTGAATAGATTGTATCTGCGTTATCATTAAGGGAATCGATTGTCCGCTGTAATAAGCTTCTACCGATGTTGGATCTATTGGAAGCGTTGATGTACCATACTTTCCAATAGGAATGCCGATTTTATAATTTTTTAAAACTACATCGTATTCCTGTACAATAGCATTAGCCAATAAGCTTAATGAGCTTCCGGCATTTACGCCTGTTGCTGTAGTAAACTGATGGATATAATTTCCTCCACTTACAGTCCATGCATTGTATAAAGCTGTTGCTTTTGTTTGTAATGAATTGGTGATTGCCGCTAAGTATTGTTTTGCAGCAGCTGCATGCACATCAGTTGTAAATTTTGCCAATACGGTTGCATCATCTCCATTGTATAGCAAATAGTCTATTGCAGGAAACCCTTCTGCATTCAAATTGCCGATAGCTCCGATAGTATAACTGCCTGAATTTATATTGTTATCTATCAGCGTGCTGTTTGTAGGAAAAAGATTTGCTGTATTGGTAACAAATAATTGGCTGGTTGCAGGACCAAACTGAAATTCGCTGCAGGTTTCCCAGGCATTATATGCTGCTAAAAAATTTGTTCTAAGTGCTGCAAGATTAGGGGCTGTTGGATTTGTGTTGAACGTTGTAACAGCATTATCCAAATTAGTAACGGTTTCATTTAATTGTTGGTAAGCCGGAACAATAACATTGTTGCCAATTTTAACGAGGGTAGAATCCGTATCGGTAGAACCTCCGTTACCATTGTTGCCGGTATCTGATTTACTACATGAGAAAAAAATAATGGTAGAGCATATACCGACAATACCTGCAACTAATAAAAAACGTGATTTCATATTTTTAATTTAAACAACAAAACTGATAAGTTTGAAAGCTCATCAGTTTTGCAAAATTGTAGTTAATAATTCTTTTTACAAATTTCCTTTAACGGCATCCCAACCATAAATAGCGCTGATAGCATTAATAATATTATCCAGGTCTTGTTGTGTAGCATTCCAAAAATTAGACGGATACAAAGCAATGATTGAATTTATTTGTGCATCGCTGGCAATAGTTCTATGCGTATTCAACTTAAGTGCAGTGATGAAGCCAAACGATTCAGATAAGTTACCGCAAACAGTAGCAGCACCATTTATAATATTTCCTTTTGCTTCATTTATTTCATGTAATGTAGCCGCCGCTTCCATAATTT
The Ferruginibacter albus DNA segment above includes these coding regions:
- a CDS encoding TonB-dependent receptor family protein, translated to MKLFITFIVSLFFLSIATAQVKQLDSVTVKSGNTKISDFTRLKDVEGTSIYAGKKTEVIVMKDVVGNKATNNSRQIYSKVAGLNIFENDGGAGIQLAIGGRGLDPNRVANFNVRQNGYDISADALGYPESYYTPPAEMTDRIEIVRGAASLQYGTQFGGMINFRLNKGSDTQKVEVISRLTGGSWNFLNSSTSIGGTASKLNYYAFFQHKSGDGWRPNADFNSNIAYASAVYKAIEKLSITLQYTFMQYLEHQPGGLTDDDFNKDPRQSVRNRNWFKVNWNLAAALIDYKISDHLHFDTRFFGLIAERDALGILTDISRTDDGTADRNLYIDNYKNWGNETRSLYTYKINKMEATALIGFRYYHGHTDRQQGYGNNKASGNADDFTFNPVAPKDTLYYSDYQFPNENIAVFAENIFRITPKLSIIPGVRFENIITRANGAYNAPIFRLNGDIIATNHTIDHKLNNRSFVIGGIGATYAVSPSLQAYFNFSQNYKAINFNDLRTLNPGLIVDSSLKDESGYSADLGIRKSNGIINYDVNIFILNYNNKIGTIPITDSSATLTYNYRTNISQSYHYGIESYIETDIWKLIKGDKAKMSISIFSNLSLINAKYKSQEAAFNNKRVEFVPQVLFKTGVAYRRNKLAISYQFSYTGDQFTDATNALKTTNAIDGLVPAYYIMDISADYKINKTFSVYASINNITNNMYFTRRADSYPGPGIIPADGRSFYTTLQVKL
- a CDS encoding HTTM domain-containing protein; translation: MSIGIALNIVEPVLRNEGSLTATAYIYSTRLNQKIKNIINKYFFNPAHIAPLVVFRIIFGIVLFISTLRFICKGWITEFYVKPKFHFPFYGFEWIHPLSSTGMYTLYALLLVTAFFIIVGLFYRIATIVFFVCFCYAELIDKTYYLNHYYLVSILVFLLILTPANKYFSIDALRKPSLKAAYIPAWCITVFKLQLFIIYFYAGLSKLIPDWLFNAMPLKIWLRANDSLPIIGHLLSKQWVAYLFSWFGALFDLSIVFLLWNKSTRKIAYVFVIIFHLITTMLFQIGMFPYIMIAAATIFFSEAFHKKIIRQLQSIFKKTTNEKDILYAQDLNIVRKKTILLLLSIYFLIQVLVPLRFLLYPGKLLWTEQGYRFSWRVMLMEKAGTTFFYITNPETGKRLEVNNSKFLTGYQERMMETQPDMMLQYAHILNSEYKKQGITYPVVTVECYVSLNGTGNRLYIDSTINLANEQESWFGNKKWILP
- a CDS encoding imelysin family protein, yielding MKSRFLLVAGIVGICSTIIFFSCSKSDTGNNGNGGSTDTDSTLVKIGNNVIVPAYQQLNETVTNLDNAVTTFNTNPTAPNLAALRTNFLAAYNAWETCSEFQFGPATSQLFVTNTANLFPTNSTLIDNNINSGSYTIGAIGNLNAEGFPAIDYLLYNGDDATVLAKFTTDVHAAAAKQYLAAITNSLQTKATALYNAWTVSGGNYIHQFTTATGVNAGSSLSLLANAIVQEYDVVLKNYKIGIPIGKYGTSTLPIDPTSVEAYYSGQSIPLMITQIQSIQSLYLAGIDQKVIASGAVKNGSPLNDVIKDEITTIITKLQAINGPLSSAIQNNITPVNDAYTEITKLVVLLKVDMSSALGVRISFSDDDGD